Part of the Pelmatolapia mariae isolate MD_Pm_ZW linkage group LG3_W, Pm_UMD_F_2, whole genome shotgun sequence genome is shown below.
atttttataggatatttatattgcttaatatagtatttctgctttttataggatttgtgtttaatacagtatttctgctaaatgtagtatttatgcttaatcatactattactatatatttctgccaggtccccaggcagccaatcctctgtgaggactgagacattcaaatttacatatcagggtCTGCACATACTAAttcatattcatcatttattacaattctgcaaactttttaacagcttttctaatatggacctcagattcttcttaacactccatggcacaaatactcttccctttaggctctgtgaatgtgtgtgtgtatcaatatttctcccattttaaagtattaaTCCTCCATAATTGTATTTCtcttaaatcaaagtacttttactacatcttagtacttctgctcaatcatagtatttctgctaaatcatagtatttctgccaaatcatggtttttgtgccaaatcataacatttgtgttatgttatagtattactactaagtggaggtatttctgtcaTGCTACAGTATATTTCAGTCAtgttacagtatttctgctaaatcatactatttctgcttgtATCAAAACTGTGATGTGTAAAGTAcgaaaataataattatatgaGACACAGtttatgattctaatgttagagatccTGCAACTGGCGTTTGGGCTGTGCAGGGGTCTCTCTCTtccggaagatgattgaataaaaagaaatataaatgttttaacaCACTGAGtcggttttctctgttctatcatGGGGACAAAAGAATCGGGGTTAATACTGCACTTACACTGGTGCATTCAAATCcacccacaaacacactgaaagaTGCAATGCCAGCAATGTGGATTGTCAAGACTCAAACCAATCATTAAGCAAAGACAGCAGGGATcacttgtttctgtttattataCAGCCAGATTTACTTGTGACACACATGTGCAGCTGGCTTTATCACctattttgaatttgtttcaagCACAATACATTTGTAACTTTCAGTGTTTTCCGGTCttccaaaagaagaaaaaaaaccttcaacTACATGACATGcaattgtgtatttgttttctcCTTATCATACACTTGAAGTTTTACAAATCACCACTCCTTTTGTTAATATCATTTCAGTCTCAGACAATCTAGTTTTTCTTACAGAGATTGAATGCACCTTCTGCGGATGGCGGTACCACACAGTGTACGTGGACTTCCTCTGTACAAAAGGCAACTACAAATGTTGTGAatgctaaataaacagaaacaaatgatccctgttgtctttgcttaatGATTGGTTTTAGTCTTGACCATCCACATTGCTGGCATTGCATCTTTCAATGCCACCAATGCCAGGTATCAGTGCTCaaaccttttgtgtttgtttccaaTAAGTTGCCCACCTCGGGAAACAAAAATGCTCTCTTTGTCTTGTCAGATgaacatatgagacactttgactctGCAGTGAagtgtggagcctaacaaagatctgttttgtgtcccagctgatcagcaggaggagaagagtctgacggagcagcagaggaacatttaCAGCTACTTGGACTCAGTtcagccactacagagaaaacaatgagctcaacacagaaggtgacagagcagggcgatataaatatttatcacgatatacatttgaaaatttgcgttATGTATAAATCTATACATATTATAGAAATATGTAATAGGAaacaacaatataatataaattataacataatataaaagtgtgtgtgtgtgtgtacatacaaTCAGGAGGGATGGGCATGAGTTTAGGGTTTGAAcagtcatgaattatttttagcaccaggttggatgtaatgtgttactATTACCAGCAGGTGGGGATAAGagacctttaaggtgtttggtgccacactccaccttcaggtttaaaactagtgttaatggagggagtttgaaggttgaggttgttccacgactgcatttcactcactgcctctgtttgtatctctgtcactgcaggaccaacatggaccgagaggtcagcgctctcaggaggcccacaaacctcacagaagaaagagagagaaaacatacagctgtgacgagtgtgggaaggatttatCCAGTAAGGATTCCCtaaaacaacaccaactcatccacagtggagttaaagcgttcagctgtgacgagtgtggcagagcttttactcaaagTAGCAGCTTAAAGAAGCATTTacttacccactctggaattaaggcatacagctgtgacgagtgtgggaaggagtTTACTTTGAAGGCTAAACTAAAAcatcatcaggtcatccacaccggagagagaccgttcagctgtgacttgtgtggaaagtctttttcctggACGAATTCCCTAAAagaacaccaactcatccacagtggagttaaagcgtacagctgtgatcagtgtggcagagcttttactcacagtagcaGCTTAAAGAATCATTTacttacccactctggaattaaggcatacagctgtgacatctgtggaaaaactttcagccagaGAGGAAGCCGAAATatacacctacgcattcacaccagacatgatgtgtactgCTGTGAACAATGCAGCAAAGAGTTTATAACAGACGAAAGGTTACAAcaacacatgtttacccacactgagggaCGACcatataaatgtgacctgtgtgagaagacttttaaatctccacattACCTGAGacgacaccaacagatccacaccagaaagagactctacaagtgcagttactgtgaggtatgtatttatattgttatcttgtcattttagcctgactgtttggaacaagtctgctcattaaactgtgttagcatgttagcaattctactgcatggaaaagcagctctgagtgataattcagattttcatttcagttataattttattattactgtagtgttatggtggtagtattgtagttattgcagcccagtaaactgagtgtgttaactgaaacagtaaaatgtaattggacgtctgcagagatgctctttatttcaggcgacgttcaggataaaaatgttgaaggactgacttacactgtctttgtgtctttgtttagaagcagagcgacacagatggatccagttctcaaccctgtcatcactgtggtggtgggaaagactttcgttgtgacatctgtggaaaaactttcagtcagCAAGCCACCCtaaaaatacatcaacgtaaacacactggagacaaactgaaatactgcaaagaatgtgggagaagcttcACCTCATCACGTGACTTAAAACTACATGAACTGattcacagtggggttaaaaagcacctctgtgatcagtgtgggtcatccttcaccactgcaggTGAGCTTAAAATGCACAgacgagtccacacaggagagaaaccatacaagtgcagacactgtgacaaaagcttctcacaatcAGGTCATCGTAACAGGCATGAACGTTcacacatggaaggaaactacagctgtgaccagtgtgacaagagcttcaggaatctcagttcatactccaaacacaaacgatcccacgttactaataaactgtttcactgttaccaatgtgtcCAAACATTCACCTCATTggctgctctgtgcaaacatcagcgtgatcactcagggctgaaatcactcccatcactggatcacagtgaatctgaagagacagaaagatcgtCTGGTTTCAGAGTCAGACTCAAAaagcttgagatcaggctccacagagttcagatagaATCATTTAAACTTGTGTTGAACTGAACTGGTTGCTGGGCTGAACTCCTACATAATACAGATGCACATGGGATCTTATTTTCTGTCGTTTTACTGAGTCagttatgttatttttttctctctccggGTTTTGCTCGTCTGTAAATAATTGAAACTCAGTCAAATAGTTCATTGTTCTCCAGCAAAACGTTTTGGAAACTCATGTTTAACCTTTAAAACTCTGACATGTTTTAGCACACAAGGCTTCATCGGGGAGTTCCCTCGTGATTGGACCATGAGAATAAAGATTTTTAGTTCTTTCaaagagagtcttggagctgtttgatgtttttgttttttctgaaaccacctgaaagaaaaactatttttcttgctttatgtAGTGTGGAAGTTGTTAATGTTTCTTTCATCTGTGATGTTCTTGAATGTTTTCACATGAAGATGGTAAAAATAAACTGTCCTTTTAGCTTTAGCTCctaatttattcattatttatggatgtagcacagcagcagtttcttGATTAACACATGGAGGGCTCGGGATCTGATgctaaataatgttttgtgtcctTGTACACATCATACAGCTCAGCTGCTCCACAGATGTCAGGTTTACACAGTGGGATGGTTTGTAAGAACGCAGCTCTCCTGTGGATAAATCCTTACTCTTAGCCTCAGGACctcacacagtcccagcaggTTCGGTCAGAAGATTTATCCCTCATACCAAAATGTCACAGAGTCTCCTTTGCTGTGCTGTTTTCACAAAGAAACGTAAACTGAAGACCTGCACTTACAATGTTTTAATTAGTGTAGCAGATTCAGTGTCTCCATGATCgaatctgctgtttttgtgctgctgttggTAGAAAGCTGGTTAATGCTGAAATGAACTGGCTGCATGCATCTCTGAATGTAAGTTGGTGCACTATTAATAGATCACTCTGGAACGGTGTCATCACCCTAATTTGCCCACTTAGTAAATCTCACTCATGGCctagaaattgaaataaatctTGTTTCCCTGCTGGATAGTGATCCACTGTAACTCTGCTCCTCCTTCCTGTTTAGGATTTCTGTTACTGAAGTAAAATTCCCTCCATCCATCACTTATCCCAGCTAACCCAAAGTGAAATAAAGTTTTGCTCATCTTAAAAAAGCATTACAATAATGGGCATTACCAATGCAAACTGAATAATGCAGAAGATGAAAGAATAGACTTTGATCAGTTAATAAAGCTCATGATCTTGATTCATTGTGGCTGCTACACAGAAACTTCTGGGTCACTTCTCTCAGTTAGGAACCTTCCTCACCTAAACTGACTGTTGGACCACACCCCTGGTTCCATGAGAAATTGTTTCAGCCACGATTTCTCTTCCTGTATTTCAGAGTAAAGACTGAAGTGacaaatgcaaacatgtttaaaaaacgcAATGTGAGAGAGACGTTGAGGTCCTTAGAAGTTACCCTGGGTTTTTCTGTCACCCTGCTAGATGTTACACACCTCGTTATTGGACTGATTTCTACTGCTGGACTACTCCTGGGGAGAGTAAcaatactcttactaattagtTACCTTTCAGAACTTTGGgggtatttatttttgtgcttgcGGCGCTGTGAGCCAGAACAGCGAGAGAAAAATCTGCAACAGCAACGAGCCGAATGCTTAAGTGAATCCCAGCAGCTGCACATGTGCTACGCTGATTTAGAGGATATCTTTGCTCTGGATTTATATTCATACTTTTTCATTTCTATATGATTCTTTTTGCATCTAAACAAAGATGATTCAATTTGATAAATTCTGATGGCTCTTCGTGCTCGGGTATAAATGAGACATAATATTTGCTCTTGGTTTGGTTCTCCTGTACAGAACCTTGCAGAACAACAGAAACCTAAAAACATTATTTGTAGTTGTTTTTCTTAGTTGTTCTGCTGCCTAAATACCACAGGGTCTAATTATGAAGTTATTGAGCTGCACATACTTTATGACCTGCTTAAGTTCGAGGTCACAGCGTCTGTAGAGCAGCTGGAACATAATGAAGTCTACAAGGTTAAAGTTTTCTCTTCTCTTATTGTTCTCTCTGCTGCTTGGTTTGATGGATCTGAgagcttttgtctttttttactgttattataATTATCATTAATATTTTACTCTTTAGAAGCTTTAaaatagtgtttgtgtttgaaaaaaatgatttaagaatagaacagaaacatctgtgcttcTAAAAATCGCCCAAAGACAAACTCAAAGGATGCAACCTGTAACTTTGTCTTCCTTTATGTCAGTACCATCataaattatttatataaaatgcacATAGCAACAGTAACACTTTAGTTTGGATTTCATGATTTCTATAACtagaaaatattattttgtttaaagaCAGAAGTGACCGCATAGTTGCAAcattaaagtgaaatatttaaTAGTCTAATAatagattaaatgccatgttgaggctgtcatttttagcatctacatggatgttaaaatcacccacaataattattttatctgagctgagcactaaatcagataaaaagtctgagaaatcagagagaaactctgtgtaaggcccaggtggacgatagatgataacaagtaaaaatggtttctgagttttacagctgggttggacgaggctaagcatcaggctttcaaatgaattaaaagtctacAAGTACCTCTAGATGGTTAAAACATATCTTCTATGATGAGCCCTGGCTGGATATAGAGCAGGCACTGTGCAATAATAaatctctgacagcatggtgggagtttctaaaaatgactgTCTTCAGTAATTGCACgtaaacatacacacatctgGAAAAACTTCTCAgattggagttgtaaaggaatacTTGAAACATATATTtgaaggaacagactttattcCATTCAACAGGTTACTTATACAATACGGGATTATCAAgaatatcagaatcagaatcagaatcagaatactttattgatccctaggggaaattatttaatagattttttgaaaagcaacaaattaaatctttaGTTAAAAAACACTGGACCTTAGAGTGGGCACTGAACAGCATCCAGGAACTGCTTAATCAGCCTCATCTCTAGTGCTAGTTCCCACTTTTCATGCAAACATAGGTTTTTAAGCTTTGTCAAAACcttctttttacatttacatcatTTTGTCTGTGAGGTTTCCTTCTTCACACCTGCAGCGAGGACGTGCTGACTCAGACTCCTGATTATGTCCAGCAGAGATGGTGAAAAGATGAGAAAGCTCCATCAAGGACACAGAAACTGTTAGTGCCCACTCAGCTCTGTGAAACATCACCTCAGTCAGAGTCAACACCAGGAAGTCCAAACTAACTTCATCTGTTCTCATTTGTTTGTCTCAGTCCTGtgatcattttttaaatctgatcCTTACTGTGCTCAGCTTTGTTctaaagaaaacacaacacGGCTCCATTTACAGCAGAGAACCTACAGAAAAAAtccagagaaacaaagacaaatccaAACAATCCATCATACTGAGTTAAAGTGATCACAGGTCTGCTTTGTTGGAGATGAGCCTTCAAAGTGGAACATGTGGACTGTTCCTTTATTACTACCACTGAAGGCCACGCccctctggtcatgtgatcatgtggtttgtaggaacgctcctcttcctcagaggatccacctgtgcttcctctcctctctcctccacctgttacagtgagggaacgtcctccatgatggaggagctgctggaaagtgctgagagtttcctccagagtgagacctctgtcacagctcagaggatctacggcagcagagaccttcatggacactaaaagtctcaaacacacaacaacaacatcacactgactccactctgacatcactgatcaataatcaaagaacacacagatcaaactgattgatcagccatcagaggagtcggatcaatggagctgcttctgttcctgatgtcccctgtttgatcctggacctgaactctccctgcagaggagacacaagacaatcagagacagacagaaagacaaacaaaaacaaataaagaaacaaacctgACTTTCAGCAGCACAGTTTTATATCCAATCCGTCCGTTCCTCCTCGCTTCACACACATAtctcccactgtctctctctttggggtatttcagggtcagactgaggtctccagttttcagcaggtcttcattcatctttgttCGGTCTTTGTAACCCTGATGCTGTTTGTGAGAGCtgttctcatacacgtggaccttcctgtaTTCAGGTTCATAGCGTTCCCACTCCACTTCagcatcttcaggcaggttttgtgtggttttgaagggcagctggacagactccgccccctcctccacctccacctgacagactgagaggacaacaaacacaacatgagctgtacaaagtgtgattggtgttgacagagcagcatcatgtgactcttgttctgcactaaatgaagcgatggagtggcgcctccttcaggcagagaaacagctcatggagagaaataattattagagCAAAAACAAGAGTGGAGCTGCAAATAAGGCCGAGAGGAACGCTGCAGAAAACTGTTCATGTGTGAATTCATAACTTCATAGATTTATTTGAGCACTAAAATCAGAGCTGCTTCTATTTCTAATATGACAGCTGTACATTAGAGCTGGAACACTTTAAATGTGAgccataaaaacatgatactctacaagtgcattcagctctgacactgtcacatcatgaaggagacgtggaaatcactttgttacacaaatcaaagtcaaatagatagatagatagataactttatttgtcacatgcaagttgccctgcagtgaaatgggacccccccccccccccccccgaccttacatacACAATGCAGACATCACATGGGGGGACAGGTCGGGGATCGGTAGTATTACAGAAAAACACTTAAATGTACACTACAATGGGAAAGTCcaagagtgaaaaaaaagagagacctGTACTCATGCTGTGCTCCTATAGGAGCACAGCATGAGAAGAGAAAACACTCCTCCGCACAGAGCGCACATAAATGTCCTCAGCACAACATTATGGAACACGTGACAAGCAACTGGGGTGGGTAGGGGGGTGAGGAGTAATCCcaagcaaacacagcagccatcCTGCCCTGCAGCTATTTTTCCAGCGCTGGGCCCAGACCCGCCATGTCATCCAGGAGGGAACAAGCATCGAAGGTGTTTGggaagggaggggggatgagtgtgtgcatatcagtgtatatgtatgtgtgtgtgtatatatgtccagagttcagctgagacagtgtccttcgccctgccaggctaagtaaacagtcttccagccaactcaGGTGGACTTAGAATGGGAGGAACAgtctcaacacagtcgttatcagggagtttttgttcggctccagccttgagcccacagctggcgccgaagggatAGCCGAGTTATGATGGTGGTTTTCTTTTATGCgaacaactcatgagaatttcaaagTTGTTCCCTAACACTCCGACACCGACAGTGGTCTCTCCATTTCCCGCTGTAGAGCCgcgagcttctccatgatgttatcaaacttgcGCTCCGTGGTCTTGTcgttcttgtgctcaaagagtcgattctgagacctcacgaccgcagtgagctGCTCCAAGATGTGATCTAATTTtcgctcagaggtgttattctgaGTGAACTTTTCCTTGATGTAATCCAATGCACGCTCAGAGATTTTATTCTGAGcattcacggcagccgtaagcttctccaagatcttatccgtgctgcactcagtgAGCCCATTCTGAGAAGTCGCGCCTCGTCCcgtcgtttcaatcccagcgggcagcctttgTCATCAGCCggttgaacagccggttccgctttcttaattctccgataagccagggccaagtcagctccgatcagcaagaaccctgttatcatggttccgaataggtagatgtcttcagcgtcctcgatcgacagtcccgccaggcacacgaccctccatgtctgccacccgtccatcatGTATCCCgcagggaaagtccctccagggcactcgGGCTCTCCCGAGCTGGggcttctcgttgagaagaggATGTCAATAGctttcagagaccagttgatcaaatccataattctcttttaggttttagagaacagactgtgagagagtgttccagggaaagtgAAAAAAGCACGAGACAAGAAAAGGACATAAGAAGCTAAGAAGGGAAGATAAgggaaaggaggagaggagaaaagtgcgaccgccttcgctgagagccaaacgagagaaaaaaaatcaattctaTTGATGGAATATTGTGTGATCAATAGACTGATCAGTTTCTAATCTGTCATCTATCAGCTGGAAATCCAGCAGTGTCAAACAGACTTGGCAGCAGATTaggaccaaacacaaacacattgagaCTTTTTCTTCATCAGCAGTTGCAGGTAAATTGCAGCAACAATGCGACTCAGACAGAGGTGtcctgctgagtcttgtcctgtggaggtggctcttcacaggagccacctccacaggacaagactcagcagtccatctgcatctaaaggtcaaaggtcactctttcgaggatgccaatgttcacattttggacagagaggacagatggtttgaaagaggagtgaaagaggccatctatgtccactgtgagcgaccatctttgaatagaggcggtggtttacaacaccaactgtctgccatctataatccagttttgagttccctccccagacgccttaacgcccactcacatcctgggccatctgacctcaggaattcacatgacaaggtgaggccaggtttcacaatgagcccACCCGAAATCcgggctgattaggtcccacacccgttttcacacctttgctcaggtgattagaggatcaccagggggtcctttgtccctctttggggggatactcccactgggtttaaatctgggactctcggccatttgaccttagaactgaagaagcttctcggatgagaggtgaaacgtcttcaagcaactcaaagaagtccagatgcttttctttccaagctccttagactacgatgacctggatgactgagaaccttcacagacatattgcgACTCAGACAGTTTCTCTATAACTGCAGGGCTTCCTGCGCTGCTGTTAGTCAGATACGGATCAACAGGTTGTGGATAGAAAGCAGATTCCTTCACACTTGAAGCATGTCGTCGggaaaacaatcagtgaaaaTGGGACACTTTGAGCCAATTTGAGCCTcaaactctgaacataacctgctGCAGACCAGCTGATGTGTTCAGCATCAGTTACCATGAGAATACGATCCCGTCCGGAGGCCGACACCATCCTTATCCACATGGGCTCAAACCAGATTCCAAACAGCGCTCCCACTTCCTCAAACTGgactttgtgtgtctttgtgaggcTGTGAAACAAGCCCACCATAGTGTTTGTATCTCCGGCCCCACTCCCACCTGTGGCCGTGGAATGGGGCGTTTGGGCGGCTGCTCGGCCTCCACACCTGgctctcctctgtgtgtgactcCCACAGCCTGGACTTTAGAGACAACTTCAATGTTTTCTGGGACAGGAGGCATCTTTCTGCAGCAGATGGGCtccacttcaaccaatcaggagccagaTACCCTCTGCTAACATATCATATGGAGTCCAGCGTGCAGGAAACACTCCATCAAGTACCTGTCCACACCTGCCCACACCTGCTGACGTTCTCTCCTTTAATTCATTCTAATAAGCACAGCCCAGAGCTCTTTGGAGCTCAGTGGAGCGTCTTTGAAATCCTGCAAGTTTTCATCAGATTACAGCATCGAGTGAGGAACGTCTTCACTTTCTAAACTTTCTGAAGGATCAAATGAATGAGAGGAAATCCAAACCAGCAGCTCCTGATTCTTTTCTTGATGTCCCCGACCCCAGCCACAatatctgatcttcttttctgccaGTCTCTGTGGAGGCGCTTTGAAGGACTGTGGCACAACTGAAACGCTCATCAAGCTGTGTAGATATGATTCCTCCAAAGTTCCTGAGTGAAGTTTGGGATGTCCCTGCCCCTCGGCTGCTTCCAATAATGAACACTTGTCTGTCCTctggctgtgtcccagaatACTTAAAGACAGCCTGTGTGCAAGCACTCATCAAAGATCCAGCCTCCATCCTTCTGACTACAACAATTACAGAGCCAGCTCAAAGtttccttttagagcagaacttTTGGAGAACACTGTCTGTCTGAAGCTTCTTGAAGCGTTACGTCCATGCTAGAACTCCACTTTGACTCTGACTGTGGATCCTGCTGAAGCTTCTCCAAATAGTGGAGAAATGAAGACCTCCACAAGATCAGCAGACCCAGCTCAACAATGTCTGCAGGTGCTAACAGGTCAATCTTTGAGACGCTGAATGTTCCCAGTTTCCTGCTGTGAAACTAGGAGTGATGACTATTATTGTAACAGCACTACAGCTGGAACTGCTGACAGGGCTGGAGATGAACTGGATTCTGATTTCAGTCACAGTTTTGGCTTTCAGTCGTCatcaaaacactttgtttcattCATGTTGCTCTGaagctttcctttcttctcattGACGTGTtatgaaccaatcacagcccttTCCTTTACAGCGCTCTGCTTTCACCCCTCCCTAAAAGCCCAAATTCACTCTCAGTTTAGTTCAGCTGGAGCCAAGATGACACAGAGAGCCTTTGGTCCATGAGATCTATCTAGgagacatcagtaacatcaggtTTGTGTAAGCCGTCCTGTAGAACGCTTACATACAGCTGCTTCTGTCTCTGATCTCTGAGTATCTCTCAGGTTCAGCTGGGACTCCACCCAGGTGTTGGTTGGTTGACATTTGACAACATCCAAATGACTGGATCAAAGTGTTTGAATGatctcagcagctttaaaactattgatatttatacatttacattgatttggactaaactcacaaaactattgatttgatccaaactcaaatcatgccagaggcttttattttgaagttaggatcatttttaatggtcttcttagtctgttcatttaaacacacagttgctCCGCCTGACATTTGTGGCTTTTAgatcaaaacatcaaagaatttattttatttgaatgaactgaaaatagattcaaactaaaagcttttagaggataaactcctacatgacctctgacct
Proteins encoded:
- the LOC134624276 gene encoding zinc finger protein 271-like isoform X1, with the protein product MSSTQKDQHGPRGQRSQEAHKPHRRKREKTYSCDECGKDLSSKDSLKQHQLIHSGVKAFSCDECGRAFTQSSSLKKHLLTHSGIKAYSCDECGKEFTLKAKLKHHQVIHTGERPFSCDLCGKSFSWTNSLKEHQLIHSGVKAYSCDQCGRAFTHSSSLKNHLLTHSGIKAYSCDICGKTFSQRGSRNIHLRIHTRHDVYCCEQCSKEFITDERLQQHMFTHTEGRPYKCDLCEKTFKSPHYLRRHQQIHTRKRLYKCSYCEKQSDTDGSSSQPCHHCGGGKDFRCDICGKTFSQQATLKIHQRKHTGDKLKYCKECGRSFTSSRDLKLHELIHSGVKKHLCDQCGSSFTTAGELKMHRRVHTGEKPYKCRHCDKSFSQSGHRNRHERSHMEGNYSCDQCDKSFRNLSSYSKHKRSHVTNKLFHCYQCVQTFTSLAALCKHQRDHSGLKSLPSLDHSESEETERSSGFRVRLKKLEIRLHRVQIESFKLVLN
- the LOC134624276 gene encoding zinc finger protein 271-like isoform X2 → MSSTQKDQHGPRGQRSQEAHKPHRRKREKTYSCDECGKDLSSKDSLKQHQLIHSGVKAFSCDECGRAFTQSSSLKKHLLTHSGIKAYSCDECGKEFTLKAKLKHHQVIHTGERPFSCDLCGKSFSWTNSLKEHQLIHSGVKAYSCDQCGRAFTHSSSLKNHLLTHSGIKAYSCDICGKTFSQRGSRNIHLRIHTRHDVYCCEQCSKEFITDERLQQHMFTHTEGRPYKCDLCEKTFKSPHYLRRHQQIHTRKRLYKCSYCEQSDTDGSSSQPCHHCGGGKDFRCDICGKTFSQQATLKIHQRKHTGDKLKYCKECGRSFTSSRDLKLHELIHSGVKKHLCDQCGSSFTTAGELKMHRRVHTGEKPYKCRHCDKSFSQSGHRNRHERSHMEGNYSCDQCDKSFRNLSSYSKHKRSHVTNKLFHCYQCVQTFTSLAALCKHQRDHSGLKSLPSLDHSESEETERSSGFRVRLKKLEIRLHRVQIESFKLVLN